The Kribbella sp. HUAS MG21 genome includes the window CGAGGGCGTCGCCGCCGTCGGGCTCGGCACCTGGCTGCGGGAGCGCGGCGAGCGTGACAAGGGGCTGCAGCAGTACGAGAAGGCGATCGAGGCGTTCGTCGAAGGCGGCAACGCGAACGGCGAGGCGCTCGCGCGGACCGCTGCCGCCAACGTCTACCTTGCCCGCGGCGACGTGGCTACCGCTACGAGGTACCTGGCCCAGGCGTTCCAGATCGCCGTACGGCGGGCCGACGCGCACCGGGAGGCCAAGGTACGCCGGCGGATCGCCGCACTGCGGGTCCACCAGGGTAAGCACGACGACGCCGTCCGGCAACTGCGCAAGGCGCTCGCGATCTTCGACGGGATGGGCGACGACCACTGCGCGGCGTACACCCGGGCCCTGCTCGGGCAGGCGCTGATGGAACGCGGCGAGGTCGCGGCGGCGCGGAAGATCCTGCTGGACGCGATCGACATCGGTCATCGGCTGGGCGACCGCAGTGTGGAGGGCGAGGCGGCGCAGCACCTCGGCGAGCTCTACCTGTCGACGGGGAAGCTCGACAACGCCCGCCGTACCCTCGAGCGCGCCGCCCGCGTGTGGCAGCAGGCAGGCAACGACGCTGCCGCCGCTGAATGCCGCCAGCTGCTGGTCGGCTCCGAAGCGGGTGCAGCGGTCAGCTGAATGTACGGCCGCTGTATACGGGCCGGGCAAGATTTCGGGTATGCCACGGCGCAGGCCGAGGACGGGGGATTCGGGGAGGACTATGGCCTGGGGGGATGTTGCCGTGGAGCGCCGGAACGTCCCGCGGGTGGCGAACCCGCGGGACACCGAGGCGGCGCTGAACTGGCAGCTGGAACGGGTCGGTTCGGCGGCCTGGCTGGACTGGCCGCTGAAGTTCCAGCGGATGGCGTTCGGCTACGCGCACGACAGCGGCTGGCACGACGCGGCCGACGCGGTTCGCTGGCTCGACCACCACGCCTTGCTTCGTGAAGGGGCTGCGCCACGGGGGGCGCTGGTCTGGTACCAGGCGGCGGACCGGATCCGGGTGGCGTGTTCACTCGGCTCCGGTCAGGTGGTCGGCCCGCTGCCGACCGGCCCCGTCGAGGTCGCCGAACTGTCGCTACTGAGCACCGACTGGGTCTGGTCCGACCCGCACTTTCCCTTCGGCCACTAAGGGCCTGTCTGGTGATCCATCGCCTACTGCGGGGCACTCGGCACGGCATCTCGCCGCACGGGTGCAAAGGCCACGAGGCTCCGCATCGAGACCTTCGCCCCCGCACGCCGAGCTACCGCACCGAGCACCTCCTCGCTACGGCGCTGGATCACCAGACAGGCCCTAGTCCTTCGTGACCGCGTGCTTCGGCGCGGCGTGCCGGGCGGCCGTCTCGGTGCCGGCTGCGCGCTTGCGGCGGCGGGCCAGGAAGTACTCGACGAACATCGGGATCACCGAGACCACCACCAGCAGCAGCAGCGCCGACTCCAGGTGATCGTGGATGAACTGCACGTTGCCGAGCGCGTGCCCGAGCAGCGTCAGGCCCGGGGCCCAGATCACCGCGCCGATCGCGGTCCAGAGGAAGAACTTCTTCGGGTCCATCCTGCCGGCGCCGGCGACGATCGTGATGAACGTCCGGACGATCGGCACGAACCGGCCCAGCACCAGCGCCCGCGGCCCGTACCGCTCGAAGAACTCGTGCGTCTGCACGATGTACTTCGGCTTCAGGAACCGCGCGTTCGGGTTCTGGAACAGCGACGTACCGAGGAACCGGCCGATGTAGTAGCCGGACACGTTGCCGAGGAACGCGGCGACCGTCAGCAGCACACAGGCCAGCCACAGCGGGACGTCGATCGAGCCCTGCGCGATGAACAGGCCGACGGCGAACAGCAACGAGTCACCGGGCAGGATCGGGAACAGCACCCCGCACTCGATGAACACGACCAGTAGCGTGCCCCAGAGGGCCCAGTCACCCAGCCAGTGCAGCAGGTACTCGGGGTCCATCCAGGACGGCATCAGCATCGCGGCAAGAGGAAGCACGCCGACAGGGTAGCGTCCCGACCTGTGCGTGAGCTGAGCAGCGACCTCCGGGGAGCAGACATGGTGGGTCCGAACGAGGTCGGAGTGGGCCCGTGGGAGGGCGATTGGCCCGACGATCCGCGGCTGGATCCGGCGCTGCTCGCGGAGGGCGACCGGCGCAACGTCGTCGACAAGTACCGGTACTGGCGGCTCGAGGCGATCGTCGAGGACCTGGACCGGCAGCGGAACCCGTTCCACATCGCGATCGAGAACTGGCAGCACGACCTGAACATCGGCTCCGTCGTGCGGACCGCGAACGCGTTCCTGGCCGCCGAGGTCCATATCGTCGGCAACCGGAAGTGGAACCGCCGCGGCGCGATGGTCACCGACCGCTACCAGCACGTCCGCCACCACCCGACCCTCGACGACCTGGCGTCGTACGCCTCGGGGCTCGGGTTGCCGGTGATCGGCATCGACAACCTGCCCGGTTCGGTGCCGCTCGAGACCTACGACCTGCCCCGGGCCTGCGTCCTGCTCTTCGGTCAGGAAGGCCCCGGGCTGACCGCCGACGCCCACGAGATCTGTACGGCGGTCCTGTCGATCGCCCAGTTCGGCTCCACCCGTTCGATCAACGCGAGCGCCGCCGCGGCGATCGCCATGCACTCCTGGATCCGCCGCCACACCTTCGGCCAATCCGGAAGTTGTTGACGAGTACGTAACCTCCCGCGGCCTCACTCCGTTGTTCCTGGTGACAGAAGTGAGGCCTTCTCGTCGCGCTGGGTTGCTGTGACGGGAGACATGGGGGTTTGTGATGAACGCTCTGTGGGACGAACTGATCCACGAACTGGGCACCGTCCGCGCCTTGAGCGCCGCCGCGCTGGAGGCGCGCTCGGAGACGTCCCGGGTCGCGCTGATCACCCTGCTGGACGCCGAGACCGCGGAGATCTCGGCGATCCTCGACCGGATCCTCCGCGAGGCCCAGGAGTCGTCAGCGGCCTAGCAGCGTCCGGAGCGCCTGCCGAAGCCCTTCCGTCGGGTCCTCGGGCTGTTCGAACGCGCGGTACGCGATGTGCGCGTCCGGGCGGACGAGGAGACAGCCCTCGTCCGGGATCTCGCGCACGCGCGCCCAGTCGCCGTACAGGTCGTCGAGTTCGCGTCCGGGACCGATCACGAACGGCTCGATCGGTACGCCGAGTTGCTCGGCCACCGTCTGCGCCGCCTTGACCCACGCCTCGCCGCCGATCCCGGTGAGCAGCGTGAACCGGCCCTTGCCGACCACGTCCAGGGTGCTCACGGTCTCCGAGCCGCGGGTCAGCCAGCAGTGCGGGATCCGGGCGCCGGGCCAGGTCGTCGGGTGGTAGTACAGCTCGTGGTCCCGGTCGTACGGCGGCTCGGGCGTACCGTCCGCGAGCACCGCGGCGGAGTTGTAGCGCTGGCCGAGTTCGACGCCGTGGGCGTTGAACTCGTAGTCCTTCAGCTCGATCGCCTGGCGCAGCTCCTCGCGTTGCGCGGCCGCGGCGGCCGTGTCGTCCTTGCGGGACTCGATCGTCCAGCCGGCCGGTGCGTCGGGCGTCATGCCCAGGGCGCGGAAGATCTGGCCGAACTGGTTGCGGCTCTTGTTGGCGCGGTCAACGATCTGCCGAGCGATCGGGGCGCGCTCGTCGTTGTAGGTCTCGAGCAGCTTCGGGTCGGCCTGGCCCTTGAGGACGAGTGCGAGCTTCCAGGCCAGGTTGTACGCGTCCTGGATCGAGGTGTTCGAGCCGAGGCCGTTGCTCGGCGGGTGCCGGTGGATCGCGTCGCCCATACAGAACACGCGGCCCTTGGACGTCCGTTCGGCGTACATGTGGTTGACGCTCCAGACCGACGCACTCTTCAGCTTCACGTCGATCGTGTCGCCGACCAGGTTGTGCACGATCTCGGTGGCCATCGCCGCGTCCACGACCGGGGCGGGCTGGTTGATGTCGTAGCCCCAGACGATCAACCACTCGTTCCACGGGCGGACCATCCGGATCAGGCCGGCGCCGATGCCGCCGATCTGCGCGCCGGGCTGGAGCACCCAGTACAGGACGCTCGGGCGGTGGGCGACGTACTGGCTGAGGTCCGCCTCGAACACGATGTTCATCGACCCCTCGATGTCCATCCGGCCCGCCATCGGCAGCTCGATGTCCTGCGCGACCTTGCTGCGCCCGCCGTCCGCGCCGATCAAGTACTTCGCGCGGATCTGGTACGTCGTACCGCTCAGCCGGTCGCGCACCGTCGCCGTCACGCCGTCGGCGTCCTGCTCGAGGCTCTCGTACTCGGTGTCGAAGCGCAGCCGGGCGCCGCGGCCGGCCGCCGTACTGACCAGGATCGGCTCGAACAGGGTCTGGGGGAGATCGACGGGGAGGCACGGGCTCGCCTCTGTGTAGTCGGCGAGGCGGCGTGGATGCGTGCCCCAGGTCCGGATCCGGCCGATCTCCTCGCCGGCCAGGCTGGTGCAGAACGCGGTCTCGCCCATCAGGTGGTGGGCGGTGCCCTTGTCGACGACCTGGTCCTCGATGCCCATGTCGCGCATCAGCTCGATCGTGCGCTGGTTGGTGATGTGCGCGCGGGGCGTGTTGGCGGTCCAGCCGTAGCGGGTCAGCACGATGTTGTCGATGCCGTACGTGGACAGGAACAGCGATGCGGCACCGCCCGCCGGGCCGCTGCCGACGATGAGAACGTCTGTGGTGATCACTGCTGCGTCTCCTCGGTGGTGGCGAGCACCAAGTCGTAGTGGACGGTGTAGTAGGTCTCGCTGGGCGTCTTGCCGTCCGGGGCCTCGGTGCCGGCAGCGTGCTCGGTGAACTCGGCGATCAGCGACTCCTTGACGCCGAAGACCGCGTCGGTGTCGAGGAACTCGTCGCCTGCCGCGAAGACGTGGGTGATGAGGCGGCTGTAGCCGGGCGCGGTGACCATGAAGTGGATGTGCGCGGGGCGCATCGGACCGCGACCGCCGGCGCGGAGCAGCTCGCCGACCGGGCCGTCGTCGGGGATCGGGTAGGCGACGGGCTTCACCGCCCAGAACCGGTAGTTGCCGTCGGCATCGGTCGTGAGGTGGGCACGGTTCTGCGGGCCGTCGAGGTCCTTCTGGACGTCGTAGAAGCCGTCCTCGTCGGCCTGCCAGGTCTCGACGAGTGCTCCGGCGATCGGTTCGCCCTTGGTGTTCAGGACCTTGCCGCTCACCAGGCACGGCTGTCCGGGGGCGCCGTTCGCGATGTCGTCGCCGAGCTGCGCCTCGGGGGATCCCTCGACGAAGAACGGGCCGAACACGGTGGACTGGGTGGCTTCCGGCGGCTTCCGGTTGCCCAGGCCGACGGTCAGCATGGACAGCCCGAGTACGTCGGCCAGCAGCACGAACTCCTGCCGCGTACCGGTGGAGATCTGGCCGGTCCTGGTCAGGAAGTCGATCGCGGTGAAGTACTCGTCCTCGGTGAGCTCCACCTCGCGCGCGAACGCGTGCAGGTGGCGGATGAGCGCGCTCATCACGTCGCGGTAGCGGTCGCTGACGCTGCCGTCGAAGCTGGCCACCACGGCTTCGGTCAGGTCGTCACCTTGCAGGTCCATCCGGTCTCCTCGTTCGTCAAGGTCGCGTGCCGGCCCAGGCGCGGCTGAGAATCTCGCGCACCAGTTCCTCGGTCACCGGGACCGGATTCGCGGTCGGCCGGAACGCCTTCGCGGCTTCGGCGGCTTGCGCTTCGGTCAGGCCGAGTTCGCGCAAGCTCGTCGGCACGCCAGCCGCTTGGAACAGGTCGAACAGCCCGGCGGCGAGGTCCGTCGTACCCAGGGCTGCTTCCAGTCGGGCTTTCGCTTGGGGGACTGCGGGGGCGTTCATCCGAGTTACCTGCGGGAGTACGGCGGCGTGCGTCTCGGCGTGCGGCAGGTTGTAGGTGCCGCCCAGCAGATGGCACAGCTTGTGATGCAGTCCGGTCCCGGCGGCCGCCAACGCCGACCCCGCCAGGCAGGCGCCGTACAAAAGCTTGCCCCGAGCATCTAAATCCTCAGGTGCTGCCTGAACCTCACGCAGCCCCGCGCTCAAGGCCAGAAGCCCTTCAACCGCAGCCATTTCCGTGATCGGATCAGCCTTCGGAGTCCACACGGCCTCAACACAATGCGCCACCGCATTGGCCACACTTGCCGCGGTAACCCCCAGCGGCAACCCCCGACTCAACACCGGGTCATAAACCACCACCCGAGGCAGAACCCCCAGATCCACCCCGGTCACCTTCCCCTCACCCGAAGTCTCCCCCCAAACCGCCGTCATCTCAGACCCCGAATAAGTCGTAGGCACAGCCACCACCACGAGGTCGGTTGATTGTTGGCTCAGGGAGGTGGTGCTTGTGAGGGCTATTGCTTTGGCTAGGCCTGTTGCGGAGCCGCCGCCGATGGCTATTACTGCATCGGCTTGGGTGGTGTGGGCTTTGGTGCGGGCCTGGTCGGCTAGCTCGGTTGGTACGTGTTGGGTGACTCCGTCGATCCGGCCGGCGAAGCGGTCGCCCAGTTGGGATTCGACTGCGTCGGCTGCGGCGCGCGCGGACTTGGTCGCGATGACGAGCACCCGTCGTACGCCGAGCGCCTCGACCTCCGCTCCGACACGGTCGAGCGTGCCCGCGCCGAACACCACCCGCCCGGGCAGGAACGTGTGCACGAACCCGCCGCCGGGCTGCACCGCATCAGGTTCGACTGGACGTGGCATCGACGGCTCCGCTAGGATTTCGCTCAGCGAATAGTTCTTCTTTCAACGAAAAGTAGGCTAGCCGATGCCGGGTGACGCGTCTACAGGCACATTTCTGCAAGGACTGGAGCGCGGCCTCGCGGTGATCCGCGCGTTCTCCGCCGAGGCGCCGTCGCTGACGCTCAGCGAGGTGGCGCGCGCCGTCGGCATCACGCCCGCGACGGCGCGCCGGATCCTGCTCACGCTGGAGGAGCTGGGCTACGTCCGCAGCGACAACCGCCGCTTCTCGCTCACCCCGCGCGTACTCGCCCTGGGCTGGGCCTACCTGTCGTCCCTCGACCTAGGTGAACTCGCCGGCCCGTTCATGGAGGAACTCAGCGCCAAGACCCGCGAGTCCTGCTCGATCGCGACCCTCGACCTGCCTGACATCGTGTACGTCGCCCGCGTCCCGACGAGCCGCATCATGACGGTGGCGCTGGGCGTCGGCGCCCGCCTCCCGGCGTACCCGACCTCGATGGGCCGGGTCCTCCTCGCGGGCCTCCCCGACGACGAACTCACGTCGTACCTCGACACTCTGCAGCCCGAGCCGCTTACCGACCGCACGCTCACATCCCCCGACGAACTCCGCGCCGCCATCACCCAAGCGCGCGCCGACGGCTACGCCCTGGTCGACCAGGAGCTCGAACAGGGCCTCCGCTCCATCGCCGCCCCCATCCACAACTCCCGCGGCCGCGTCATCGCCGCCCTCAACGTCTCCGCCCACGCCTCCCGCTCGACGCCCACGTCCCTCTGCGAGGAATTCCTCCCCCACCTCCGCCAAGCCGCCACCCAGATCACCACCGCCCTGACCCACCGCGGCATGTAGCCCAGCCCCGCGCGGGACTGGGCTACATGCCGCGGTTCAGGCGGTTAGTTCTTGGTGGATCTGGACGTAGTGGGGGTTGTTCATGATGCCGATCAGGTTGCCGAAGGGGTCCACGACGCTGGCGGTGCGGAAGCCGGTGTTGTTGCCGCGTTCGGTGATCGGCTCGTGCAGGGTGGCGCCGTGGTCGAGGAGGTGCTGGAGCTCGGCCTCGAGGTCGTCGACGTGCCAGTGGATGATCGCTCCGGCCGGCGTCGACCCGACCTGCTGGGTGGCGTACCGCGCGTCGATGATGCCGAGCTCGCACTGGAAGTCGCCGAACCGGAACTCGACATACGCCGGATCCTCGACGGTCGGCACCGCGTAGTACGCCTCGATCCCGAGCAACTTCTCGTACCAGGCCCGCGCCGCCTTCAGGTCGGTCGCGTAGAAGCTGACGGTCGCAAATCCTCGCAGCATCGCAGTGGTCCTCTCTCAGGTGTTCCCCGGTTGACGACCACTACGATTCCACTCAAAGTGCGCACCCAATGAGCACTTTGTTCAGTCGGTCTGGGTGACCTTGCGGAGGCCGCGGGGGGCGTCGGGGTCGAGGCCGAGTTTGCGGGCCAGGAGCTCGATCGCGCGCTGGGCCGGGATGACCAGGGCGAGCGGGACGAGGGTCTCCGGGAGGTCGGGGCCGGCGAGGTTCACGTCGCAGCGGGAGGCGAACGCGGGGTCGCCGCCGATGCCGAGGATCTTGCTGCCCTTCTCGCGGACGAGGCCGGCCAGTTCGGTCATACCGGGCAGGGCTGGGCCCTCGCCGGCGGTGACCAGGATCGTCACCAGGTCGGCGTCGACGACCGCGATCGGGCCGTGCTTCAGGTCGGCGTACGAGAGTCCGCGGACCGGCTGCAGGCAGGTCTCCTCGAGCTTCAGCGCGACCTCCAGCGTCGTGCCGAACGACAGCCCGCGACCGCTCGCGAGCACGTCGTGGGCACCCGCCAGCAGGTCCGCCGCGGCCTCGACCGAGCCGGACAACATCTTGGTCGCCGCGTCCGGAA containing:
- a CDS encoding DedA family protein; this encodes MLPLAAMLMPSWMDPEYLLHWLGDWALWGTLLVVFIECGVLFPILPGDSLLFAVGLFIAQGSIDVPLWLACVLLTVAAFLGNVSGYYIGRFLGTSLFQNPNARFLKPKYIVQTHEFFERYGPRALVLGRFVPIVRTFITIVAGAGRMDPKKFFLWTAIGAVIWAPGLTLLGHALGNVQFIHDHLESALLLLVVVSVIPMFVEYFLARRRKRAAGTETAARHAAPKHAVTKD
- a CDS encoding maleylacetate reductase — protein: MPRPVEPDAVQPGGGFVHTFLPGRVVFGAGTLDRVGAEVEALGVRRVLVIATKSARAAADAVESQLGDRFAGRIDGVTQHVPTELADQARTKAHTTQADAVIAIGGGSATGLAKAIALTSTTSLSQQSTDLVVVAVPTTYSGSEMTAVWGETSGEGKVTGVDLGVLPRVVVYDPVLSRGLPLGVTAASVANAVAHCVEAVWTPKADPITEMAAVEGLLALSAGLREVQAAPEDLDARGKLLYGACLAGSALAAAGTGLHHKLCHLLGGTYNLPHAETHAAVLPQVTRMNAPAVPQAKARLEAALGTTDLAAGLFDLFQAAGVPTSLRELGLTEAQAAEAAKAFRPTANPVPVTEELVREILSRAWAGTRP
- a CDS encoding IclR family transcriptional regulator C-terminal domain-containing protein — encoded protein: MPGDASTGTFLQGLERGLAVIRAFSAEAPSLTLSEVARAVGITPATARRILLTLEELGYVRSDNRRFSLTPRVLALGWAYLSSLDLGELAGPFMEELSAKTRESCSIATLDLPDIVYVARVPTSRIMTVALGVGARLPAYPTSMGRVLLAGLPDDELTSYLDTLQPEPLTDRTLTSPDELRAAITQARADGYALVDQELEQGLRSIAAPIHNSRGRVIAALNVSAHASRSTPTSLCEEFLPHLRQAATQITTALTHRGM
- a CDS encoding FAD-dependent monooxygenase, with translation MITTDVLIVGSGPAGGAASLFLSTYGIDNIVLTRYGWTANTPRAHITNQRTIELMRDMGIEDQVVDKGTAHHLMGETAFCTSLAGEEIGRIRTWGTHPRRLADYTEASPCLPVDLPQTLFEPILVSTAAGRGARLRFDTEYESLEQDADGVTATVRDRLSGTTYQIRAKYLIGADGGRSKVAQDIELPMAGRMDIEGSMNIVFEADLSQYVAHRPSVLYWVLQPGAQIGGIGAGLIRMVRPWNEWLIVWGYDINQPAPVVDAAMATEIVHNLVGDTIDVKLKSASVWSVNHMYAERTSKGRVFCMGDAIHRHPPSNGLGSNTSIQDAYNLAWKLALVLKGQADPKLLETYNDERAPIARQIVDRANKSRNQFGQIFRALGMTPDAPAGWTIESRKDDTAAAAAQREELRQAIELKDYEFNAHGVELGQRYNSAAVLADGTPEPPYDRDHELYYHPTTWPGARIPHCWLTRGSETVSTLDVVGKGRFTLLTGIGGEAWVKAAQTVAEQLGVPIEPFVIGPGRELDDLYGDWARVREIPDEGCLLVRPDAHIAYRAFEQPEDPTEGLRQALRTLLGR
- a CDS encoding intradiol ring-cleavage dioxygenase gives rise to the protein MDLQGDDLTEAVVASFDGSVSDRYRDVMSALIRHLHAFAREVELTEDEYFTAIDFLTRTGQISTGTRQEFVLLADVLGLSMLTVGLGNRKPPEATQSTVFGPFFVEGSPEAQLGDDIANGAPGQPCLVSGKVLNTKGEPIAGALVETWQADEDGFYDVQKDLDGPQNRAHLTTDADGNYRFWAVKPVAYPIPDDGPVGELLRAGGRGPMRPAHIHFMVTAPGYSRLITHVFAAGDEFLDTDAVFGVKESLIAEFTEHAAGTEAPDGKTPSETYYTVHYDLVLATTEETQQ
- a CDS encoding VOC family protein, whose amino-acid sequence is MLRGFATVSFYATDLKAARAWYEKLLGIEAYYAVPTVEDPAYVEFRFGDFQCELGIIDARYATQQVGSTPAGAIIHWHVDDLEAELQHLLDHGATLHEPITERGNNTGFRTASVVDPFGNLIGIMNNPHYVQIHQELTA
- a CDS encoding TrmH family RNA methyltransferase — translated: MVGPNEVGVGPWEGDWPDDPRLDPALLAEGDRRNVVDKYRYWRLEAIVEDLDRQRNPFHIAIENWQHDLNIGSVVRTANAFLAAEVHIVGNRKWNRRGAMVTDRYQHVRHHPTLDDLASYASGLGLPVIGIDNLPGSVPLETYDLPRACVLLFGQEGPGLTADAHEICTAVLSIAQFGSTRSINASAAAAIAMHSWIRRHTFGQSGSC